A region from the Haloarcula limicola genome encodes:
- a CDS encoding ABC transporter permease, whose amino-acid sequence MSTNYTQLSTLIQREVLRYVRRPYNTFLPPIVTNSLYFAVFGVILGNRIGAIAGVSYIQFVLPGLVVLGSISDSFENASFSIFHGRWNEYIHEVITSPMSHGELVVSYVAASALRGVITSLLIIGVGVVFTSVPLANPLYTVAFLLVITVLFAGLGVIGGLWATDFDYLTVMNQFILRPLVFFGAVFYSLDVLPPLWRQVSLLNPMVYMVNGVRYGMIGVTEIDPNTSLAVLSVAAVAVLLVDFLLVKRGYGLVD is encoded by the coding sequence ATGAGTACGAACTACACGCAGCTCAGCACGCTGATTCAGCGCGAGGTGCTGAGGTACGTCAGGCGACCGTACAACACGTTCCTGCCCCCGATCGTGACGAACTCGCTGTACTTCGCTGTCTTCGGGGTGATCCTCGGAAACCGGATCGGCGCGATCGCCGGTGTAAGCTACATCCAGTTCGTGCTACCGGGGCTGGTCGTACTGGGCTCCATCTCGGACTCGTTCGAGAACGCCTCGTTCTCCATCTTCCACGGGAGGTGGAACGAGTACATACACGAGGTGATCACCTCGCCCATGTCCCACGGCGAGCTGGTCGTCTCTTACGTCGCGGCGAGCGCTCTCCGGGGAGTGATAACGTCGCTGCTCATCATCGGTGTCGGGGTCGTGTTCACCTCGGTCCCGCTGGCGAACCCGCTCTACACGGTCGCGTTCCTGCTGGTGATCACCGTCCTGTTCGCCGGGCTGGGCGTCATCGGCGGACTCTGGGCCACGGACTTCGACTATCTGACGGTGATGAACCAGTTCATCCTCCGCCCGCTGGTGTTCTTCGGGGCGGTGTTCTACTCGCTCGACGTGCTCCCGCCGCTGTGGCGCCAAGTGTCCCTACTGAATCCGATGGTCTACATGGTCAACGGCGTCCGCTACGGGATGATCGGTGTCACTGAAATCGATCCGAACACGTCGCTGGCCGTCCTCTCGGTCGCGGCCGTGGCCGTCCTCCTGGTCGATTTCCTGCTGGTCAAACGCGGCTACGGACTGGTCGACTGA
- a CDS encoding ABC transporter ATP-binding protein gives MTAPAIRARDLRKDYGDVQALDGLDLTVERGEFFGLLGPNGAGKTTFINTLVGLVHKDGGTAEVFGFDVEDDYREARDRIGLAPQEFNVDRFFPIIEVLEHKAGYHGIDKETARERAEDALKTVGIWEKRDTRFDWLSGGMKRRFVLARALVSDPDLLILDEPTAGVDVQLRHDLWDIINRMNDAGTTILLTTHYIEEAERLCDRVAIMDSGSKVEVAAPDDLMARGTDTIELGLADPPNRAPRLDVDGVSEVAVTDGGLSVTAAGGSQTAPALVRELERRGHTVTSLEIRRASLEEVFVDLTRDDRDYAEVSA, from the coding sequence ATGACCGCTCCGGCGATTCGCGCGCGAGATCTGCGGAAAGACTACGGCGACGTGCAGGCGCTCGACGGACTGGACCTGACCGTCGAACGCGGCGAGTTCTTCGGGTTGCTCGGTCCCAACGGCGCGGGCAAGACGACGTTCATCAACACGCTCGTCGGCCTCGTCCACAAGGACGGCGGCACCGCCGAAGTGTTCGGCTTCGACGTCGAGGACGACTACCGCGAGGCCCGCGACCGCATCGGCCTCGCGCCGCAGGAGTTCAACGTCGACCGATTCTTCCCCATCATCGAAGTCCTAGAGCACAAGGCTGGATACCACGGCATCGACAAGGAGACCGCCCGAGAGCGGGCGGAAGACGCCCTGAAGACCGTCGGCATCTGGGAGAAGCGAGACACCCGTTTCGACTGGCTCTCCGGCGGGATGAAACGGCGGTTCGTCCTCGCGCGAGCGCTCGTCTCGGACCCCGATCTGCTGATCCTCGACGAACCGACCGCCGGCGTGGACGTGCAGTTGCGCCACGACCTCTGGGACATCATCAACCGGATGAACGACGCCGGGACGACCATCCTGCTGACGACCCACTACATCGAGGAGGCCGAACGGCTCTGCGACCGCGTCGCCATCATGGACAGCGGGAGCAAGGTCGAGGTCGCCGCTCCCGACGACTTGATGGCCCGCGGCACCGACACCATCGAACTCGGGCTCGCCGACCCGCCGAACCGCGCCCCGCGATTGGACGTCGACGGCGTCAGCGAGGTGGCGGTCACCGACGGCGGCCTCAGCGTCACCGCCGCCGGCGGGAGCCAGACCGCCCCCGCGCTCGTGCGGGAACTCGAACGGCGGGGCCACACCGTCACGTCGCTGGAGATCCGCCGGGCGTCGCTCGAAGAGGTGTTCGTCGACCTGACCCGCGACGACCGCGACTACGCGGAGGTGTCGGCGTGA